The Chloroflexota bacterium genomic interval ACGGAAGCAGAAGCAAAACAAGACTAGTCAGCCGGTAGAGGCTAAGGAGGGATAAACGGTGACTGATGTTATAGAGCAAAACTACGCTGGGCTAACCTTGGAGTTTCCCACATCAATAGCTAGTAGCATACACTCCTCACGGCAACCATTCTACCACAGCCTAGCAGGATCGCCAATTGCGTTTGGGTTGCGAGCCTATCCCTCAATTTACACATTCCTTCTGACAATACTCCCAAGCTTTTGAGCCACGCCCGTCTCCTCGAACAAAAACAGCCCTTTTCTGCCACAAACTGTGGAATTTCGGTTCAAGCATCCGTTGAAGGCATGTCACAGAGCTTCATTGACACCTACATCAACTCATGCTACAGTTATAGCCAGGTACCCCCATTTGCGAACTCTCGTCCCTTTGGAGTGATAACTAATGGCTGTTGTTATGGAAACCAATCTAAATTTCCCTCTCTTTCACCGTGGTAAGGTGCGGGATAACTATGAGCTGGGGGACAAGCTACTCATAGTTGCCACTGATCGCATTTCTGCCTTCGATGTGGTTCTGCCTTGCGGGATTCCTGGAAAAGGAGCAGTGCTCAACCAGCTATCCGCTTTCTGGTTTGAGAAGACGGCCCGCATTATGCCCAATCATCTGGTGGAAGCCGTCAATAATGTAAGCCAGCTCAGCAGATACCAGCCCACAGGGAACTCGCATCCCTCCTTTCTAGCTGGCAGATCCATGATAGTCAAAAAGGCAGAGCGCATTCCCGTTGAATGCGTGGTGCGTGGCTATCTCTCTGGCTCGGCATGGGCGGAATACCGTCAGAGTGGCACCATCCATAGCCTCCCTGCGCCCGCTGGTTTGAAAGAATCGCAGCAACTATCGCCGCCTATTTTTACCCCTACCACTAAGGCAGATTCCGGGCATGATGAACCTCTCTCGATGGGCGGTGTAGCTCAACTGGTGGGGAAATCTCTGGCCGAGGAGCTGAAAGCAAAGAGCCTGACCATTTACAGCTTCGCCGAAGAATACGCCCGATCCAGGGGCATTATCATTGCTGATACCAAGTTCGAGTTTGGGCTTCTGGATAATCAGGTCATTTTGATCGATGAGCTTCTTACTCCCGACTCCAGTCGTTTCTGGGATGCCAGCGACTACAAGGTTGGCCAGCCTCAGCCCGCCTTTGACAAGCAAATGGTTAGGGACTGGTTGACATCCTCAGGTTGGAACAGGGAACCGCCTGCTCCTATGCTCCCTGACGATCTTATTCAGAGGACAGCGGAGAGATATCGGGAGGTATATCGAAGGCTGACAGGTATGGCGATACGCCAGTATTAGGAGAGTGGTCAATCTTTTTAGCCAAGGTCTACATCACCCTCAAGCCGACAGTCAATGATCCCCAAGGGCTCACCATCAGAGGAGCACTGCATGAGCTGGGCTTCCGGAATGTCACCACCGTGCGGGCAGGTAAGTACATGGAGATAAGGATGGATGAGGAGGATAAGGCCAGGGCTGAGAAACAATTGCAGGAAATGTGTCGGAAGCTTCTGGCTAACCCAGTGATCGAGAATTTCCGCTTTGAGCTGGAGAAAACCAGCCTCTGAACTTTAGCTTCGTCGCCTTTACGGCAAGCCTTCTCAGGCAGACTTCACGGCCTTGTGAACAGCGGCCGCTCCCAGCGCCAAACGCTGAAAGCTGACCTGGGCAAAACCAGCCTCTCTCATGATATCCGCCAGTTCCTCAGCGGTGTAAAAGCTCTGTATTGTATGTGACAGATAGGCATAAGCGGCTCTCGACCCCGAAATGGCGTATCCCAGCGGTCTGACGACCAGCCGCACATATAGATGGAATAGCTTTCTGATAAGGCTTGATGGTGGCTGGCTGGTTTCCAGACTCACATAGCGCCCACCGGGCTTGAGAATCCGGCGGAACTCACCGAAGGACTCAATTAGACGCTGCCGGTTAACATTGAGATTTCGCGTGGCAAAAGAGGTGGTCACCAGGTCAAAGGTATCGTCGGCAAAGGGTAGCCGCTTTGCATCTGCCAGGACAAAGGCTATTTCCCGCGCCTCCCGCTTTTCGATGGCTTTGTGAATCATTGGAGAGGAGAAATCGGTGGCTATCACGACTGCCTCGTGTTTTGCTAGCCGGCCCAGATGGATAGCCATTTCACCGGTGCCGGTGCAAACGTCCAGCCACCTGCTGCCGCCTTCATTGGCAGCCACTCGAGCTGTCTTCCTGCGCCATAGGATGTCCAGGCCCAGGGTCATGGCATGGTTCACCAGCTCATAGGTGCGTGCCACCTCAGGAAACAGTCTCTGGACGCCTTCGCTCATCGCTTCTTCTGTTTTCGTAGTTGGCTGCTCTGCCAACCGCTAAACCTGGGAGTTCCAATAGCTGATTTTGCCACAGGTTGCGTCTATTAGCAAAAGGAAATACAATGAGTCTGATAGCGGGATGAGGATCGCCCTGGCCGTGCTATGGTGCTCCAAGTGGCTGGTTTCGTGTCTACAGATGATGAAGACGGCGTGACCCATGGGTGATTGGCTTGAAGTTCATTTCATGCGTGAGGTAGCAATATAGTTATGCCGAAGGAAATTAACCTATACAAGAAGCCTGATTTGAGGAATCCGAGGTTAATAATGGCGTGGCCGGACATCGGCCACGTTGGCTTAAGAGTGGTGGACTATTTGAAGAACCAGCTAGGCACCCAAAGGTTTGGCAGAATAGAGCCTTACGAGTTTTCCCTGGTTCCCTGGATTTCAGTCAAGGATGGTTTGATAGAGAAGCTGGAGTTGATGAAGAACGAATTCTATTACTGGAAAGACCCCAAGGGTGGCAGCGATTTGATCATCTTCAAGAGCGATCAGCCGGCGACCAAGACCTATGACTATGTTGGTCTCGTCCTGGACGTTGCTAATCAATTTGGGGTCAAGAGGCTTTACATGGCAGGGTCCTTTGGGGCTACAGGGATTGTCCATTCAGATGAACCTCTGGTGTTTGGGGTAGTTAACCACCCTGATTTGAAGGAATTTGTGGAAAGCCACGATATCAAGCTCTACCCAGAATACCAGGGGATTGGCAACATCCAGTCCTCATTCTTGTGGTTCGCCAGGGACAGGAATATCGAAGCCGTCAGCCTGTGGGCGCCCATGCCTTATTACATTGCCAGGCTCCCGTTGCCCTGGAGCAACTACCCCAAGTGCTCCCTGGCTATTTTGCAGAGGCTGATCAAGATGGAGAATATCCCGGTGGGTACCAGGGAGCTTGAAACTCTAGCCAAACAAACAGAAACGGAGATGGGGAAGATCTACGACGAGTTATATGAGGAGGCCAAGAAGGAGTTTGCCTACCCCACCGCCGAGCTGCCTCCAGCCTACACGGATGACGCTGCTGGACCCATAAGTGATGATGACCTCAGGCGGATGATCAAAGATATAGATGATTTCTTCAAAAAAGGGAAACAGTGATTCACCCATGAGGCGGGTTGGCGTTATCTACCATCCGAAGATTGACGCCGCCAGAACCATGGCCAGACGGCTGTCCGAGTTTCTGGCCTCTGTCAATATCGCTACCTGGACATGCTCTGCCTGGGATGAGGAAGGGATGAAAGCCCAATGCCCAGACGCAGACCTGGTTCTTAGTGTCGGAGGCGACGGCACTATTTTGCGGGTTGCCCGCGTCACCAGTGCCGTGGGAATCCCTATCCTGGGCGTGAATCTGGGGCATCTGGGATTTATGACCGAGCTATCGGCTGACAAGATTATGGAGATATTGCCATCGGTGCTGGATGGCAACGGCTGGCTTGACCAGCGCACCATGCTCCAAGTGGAGATGTCCTTCAAAGATAAGGGGGCGCCTCGCGGCAGGCCGACTGGGCCGCTGCACGCCCTCAACGAAGCATTGTTGGGCAGGGGAGCCGTATCCAGGGTAATCTATGTACGGGCCAGCGTCGATGGCGAAGTCCTGACTACCTATAAAACCGATGGAGTCATTGTGGCTACAGCTACCGGCAGCACCGGCTATTCTCTGGCTGCCGGAGGCCCTATCCTCCATCCGCAGTCTGAGGAGATTCTGCTTAAGCCCGTCTCAGCTCACCTGACCATGGCCTATGCTTTGGTGCTGCCGCCGACTGCCATAGTAGAGCTGGAGGTGCACACCGATCACCAGGCGATGCTCAGCATCGATGGTCAGGTAGAGTTTGCCCTTCAGGACGGAGACAGGATTACAGCCAGGCGAAGCTCCCGCGTGGCGCGCTTTCTGAGGATTTACCCGCCGACTTCCTTCTACAGCGCGTTGGAGCAGAGGCTAAAGGTGAGAAATTGGGGGACGAAGTGAGACAGAAAGGGATGAAGGTAGAGAAAGCCATAGTGAGCGATGCCCCTCAGATACACAAGCTGGTGAACGACTTCGCTGACAAGGGGCAGATGTTGCCCCGTGCCTTGAGCGAGGTCTACGAGAACATCAGAGATTTCTTTGTGGTCAGAGACGAAGGACAGGTAATTGCCTGCGCTTCTCTGCACATATACTGGTCCGATCTGGCCGAGATCAGGGGGGTGGCCGTCAACGAGAGTTGGCAAGGCCAGCAAATAGGGAGAAGGCTGGTGCAAGCCTGCCTCCGAGAGGCGAAGAGGCTGGAAATAACTCAGGTTTTCTGCCTTACCTATAGGCCAGCCTTTTTTGAGAAGCTGGCTTTTCGCCGGGTGGATACCATGGAGCTCCCGCGCAAGGTCTGGGCGGAGTGCTACCGATGTCCCAAGTTCCCCAACTGCGATGAGGTGGCACTGATTCACCGTAGCTGATTGGCTTGGAGGGGCGAGGCACGGCATCATCAACGGGCTCGGGGGATACCTTGAATAAAACCCGAAATGAGCGGTTACTAAGCCGGCAGTGGGTGTACCGGGGGCGGGCGGTGAGCCTGCGGCTAGACACTGTCGAAAAGCCCAGCGGCAGGAAGACCACCCGCGATGTCGTGGAACACGAGGACTGCGTTGTCATTGTCCCTATCGACGCTGAAGATAACATCATCCTGGTCCGCCAGTATCGCCATGCTGTAGGCAAGGAGCTTCTGGAGATCCCTGCTGGAGGTATCCAGCCAGGCGAGACCCCTGAGCAAGCGGCCTGCCGTGAGCTGCAAGAAGAGACGGGTTACTTTCCGAATAAGCTTAAGAAACTGGGGGGCTTCTACGCTGCCCCCGGCTACTGCACAGAGTACCTGCACCTCTACCTGGCTACTGACCTGGTTTTGCGCCCTTTACAAGCTGAGGATACCGAGAGCATCGAACCGATGCGGGTGCGCCTGGCCGACATCCCTGGCCTCATCGCCGAAGGCCGGATCTGCGATGCCAAGAGCATTGCCGGGCTGCTAACCGTCTCCCTCCTGGGATTGGTAGCCGGCTATCTCAAAATGCTGTCTTAATAATATCTCTATTGCGTTGTTCCTGCGGAAATGCGGTCTTGCACTTATTGGGGTGCTTCGTTCCTGTGAGCGTCATGTTCCCTAACGAGAAGATCCGGGGTTGTCATCATTCTTGGTCATGGGAAGGACCGACCTGACCTGTAACTCATGTGCATACCTACAGACTATGAGCACAATGCTCAAGTATGCTGTACTTGGGTCAACAGTAGTTCGAATCTCCGCCCGGGGAGCTCTGATTCTACCAGGCTAACGGCGGAGAGTGTATCTTTGCCCATGTCACTTGCTGAAGCTGGCTTCCGGTTTGCGGTTCAACATCTGTCTCTTGTCCCGGCGAATTATGTGTGGTAAGATTTCATTGAACAATGATTCAATGAGCCAATGATGGAGGAAAACTTCAATGGGTACTCTGACAAAGCTAACCAGTGGTGGGCAGGTCACTCTCCCCAAGGAAATCAGGATAAAAACTAACATGCAGCCTGGTGATTTTGTCGAGGTCAAGCTTGACGAGGAGGGGCGCATAGTACTGACGCCGAAGAAGCTTGTGGACGCGAGCCAGGCTTACTTTTGGACTGAAGAGTGGCAAAAGGGGGAACGTAAGGCAGACGAGGATATAAAAGCTGGCCGAGTGAAGCGGTTCAAGTCAGCGGCTGATGCAGTCAAGTATCTTGAGGACAAAACATAGCTGTGGAGATCTTCTTCACTGAGCAGTTTGAACAGGCATATGAGAAGCTCACCAGTGCCGAGACACGGAGCGTCCGCAAGGCACTTGCCCTGTTGGGTGATAACCCAAGATACCCCAGCCTTCGTGTCAAGAAAATGGAAGGCACGAAGAACATCTGGGAAGCTCGTCTTTCAAAGAGGTTGCGCATGACTTCTGAGATGGTTAGGCAAACAGTCTTCATGCGCAATGTGGGTGAACATGATAAGGTATTGAAAAGGCCTTGACTTAGCCCGAAATCGGCGATTGAGGGTTCAGTCTCGGCTGAAAGTCCGTAGGGTGGGCTCGGCCCACCACATTCCTATACGAAGAAATCAGTCTATCTGGAAGCTACAGGGCTTTTCCGCTTCCCTGGTGGCAGAAGCGGAGGACTTCGGCGAAATTGTTGATCTTTGCCAGGTTAGTGGTCTCCAGGAAACCGTCGTAGGTCAGATTTATCCAGGGCTTACCGTATTCGGCGCTGAGCTTTTCCGACATGGCGGCTACGATTCCCCCAGGCATGCAGCTATGGGGCATGACCGATATCACGCCAGCGAACCTGGCATCCTCCAGCCACCCCACCCCCACCCCTATGCTAAGCACCGCCTCGCTCCCGCATCTGGGTGACAGATAGCAGCTCGATACGGCCAGTACGTCCTTTATGGACGGCTCCCTGGTGTCCAGCAGAGCGGCATAATTGGCAGCCACAGACCTCTGGGCCCGTTCCTGCCAGAGCTGTTTCAGGTAGCCAGACACCACCTTTTTCAGGTGCCTGTCTTTGATGCCATCCTCGATCTTCCGGTGTGTCAGGTACATCAGCCACTCTGACACCGGCGAGACGACCACCTCCAGCCCCGCTTTCTCGCACTCTCCCACCAGATTGCTGTTGCTGAACCTGTTGGACCGCAGAAAGATCTCGCCGTTGATGCCTACCAGCGGCCTCCTCGGCCTGTCGGGGTCTATCAACGACTTGAACCTGGCGGTGGCATCCCTCAGTACGCTGTCGAAGGCTTCCCGGCGGCGGACGCAGTTGACAATCCTGTCCAGGTATTCTCGCATCAGGGCGTCTGTGGCCCCTGGTGACTTCTCATAGGGGCGGGTGCGCCAGAGCAGCCTTTCCAGGTAGTCTACCGCCACGATCCCCTTCCAGGCCAGCTTTTCGAAATCCAGGCCTAGGCCCAGGTCACTGTAAGCGGTATTCGACACCGTGGTGCGGATGGTGAAATCGTAGCCGATTTCCTTGAGTATCCTGATTTGCTCTACAGCGTATTTCCCAAAGCGACATGGCCCGAAGGCACTGGCCATGAATCCCTCGGCGTCTTCTGGCTTGATCCCATCGCCGCCACCCTCATAGTAAAACCTCATGAAGTCGCCCAGGGTAACACGATAGGGCAGGCATTCCCTTCCTGAGGTCACCTTGTTGCTGTAGAGAAGGTTCCTTTCGTCTGGCTCGGGGAGCACCACCGCGTTAACCCCGAAGGCTTGCATGGCGGCCGCCAGCACCTCGGCACCGGTGGCCATCCTCGGTATCAGGATGGCCTTCTTGTTGGTATGGAAGGATACCGGCGCGCTGCGGTAGATGTCCTCCTTCGGCTTCGGGATGTAGTGCGCCCTGGACGATCGGGCGAACCCCTTGATGGTGTCTACGTAGGCTTCCAGGCGTGTGATAAGGCCGGCCTCGGCGGCGTGCTCGTCTATTTCCAGTTGACCCAGGGGCTTATCGCCCATGATATCGGCCACGATATTGAGGATGAAGGAATTCGGCCCGCAACCGAAATTGGTCAGCACTAGACCATACAGCAGCGGGTCCTGCGCTGTGATAGCGGCGCCAGCTATGTGTTTGCTTTCGCATATCCAGTAAGGTCGGTCTGAATATTCCCTGACGTTGACTGAGTCCAGGGGCAGGAAGTCCAGGGGTACGGGTACGACACCCAGGTGGGCCAGCTCTTCAGGCACGCCGAGGTTTGCCCCAGAGTCCTGTGACATATAGGATCGAGCCAACAGCACCACCCCCAACTGGTTATTCTCGTGGATTTGCGCCAGCAGCTTCCTCCCCTCCTCCAATCGTGCCGCCTCAAATTCACGCAGGGATTGAAGGCCAGCCAGGGCTGCCTGCCTGCCTCGTCTCTTGCTGAACCCCAGCCGCACAGCGATGTCTGTCAGGCTGTTGATCACCTCGTCATTGCCACGGCTGAAGTCGATCACCGGTATCAAAAGCCGCTGCTCCAGATCGAGGACCTGGCGGATGATGAAGGGCGATGCCTGAACCAGCGGACAGGAGTACTTCTGGTTCTCGTCCCCTTCTTTCAAGCCCAGCCGAATGGCGCAGGGGTAGAGAAGGTAGTCCACCCCCTCTAGGCTTGCCGCATGACCGTGAAGCAGCTTGAGAGGGAAGCAGCTATCGGCATAGCTCAGCTCC includes:
- a CDS encoding ubiquinone/menaquinone biosynthesis methyltransferase; translation: MSEGVQRLFPEVARTYELVNHAMTLGLDILWRRKTARVAANEGGSRWLDVCTGTGEMAIHLGRLAKHEAVVIATDFSSPMIHKAIEKREAREIAFVLADAKRLPFADDTFDLVTTSFATRNLNVNRQRLIESFGEFRRILKPGGRYVSLETSQPPSSLIRKLFHLYVRLVVRPLGYAISGSRAAYAYLSHTIQSFYTAEELADIMREAGFAQVSFQRLALGAAAVHKAVKSA
- a CDS encoding NUDIX hydrolase → MIGLEGRGTASSTGSGDTLNKTRNERLLSRQWVYRGRAVSLRLDTVEKPSGRKTTRDVVEHEDCVVIVPIDAEDNIILVRQYRHAVGKELLEIPAGGIQPGETPEQAACRELQEETGYFPNKLKKLGGFYAAPGYCTEYLHLYLATDLVLRPLQAEDTESIEPMRVRLADIPGLIAEGRICDAKSIAGLLTVSLLGLVAGYLKMLS
- a CDS encoding phosphoribosylaminoimidazolesuccinocarboxamide synthase, producing the protein MAVVMETNLNFPLFHRGKVRDNYELGDKLLIVATDRISAFDVVLPCGIPGKGAVLNQLSAFWFEKTARIMPNHLVEAVNNVSQLSRYQPTGNSHPSFLAGRSMIVKKAERIPVECVVRGYLSGSAWAEYRQSGTIHSLPAPAGLKESQQLSPPIFTPTTKADSGHDEPLSMGGVAQLVGKSLAEELKAKSLTIYSFAEEYARSRGIIIADTKFEFGLLDNQVILIDELLTPDSSRFWDASDYKVGQPQPAFDKQMVRDWLTSSGWNREPPAPMLPDDLIQRTAERYREVYRRLTGMAIRQY
- the purS gene encoding phosphoribosylformylglycinamidine synthase subunit PurS encodes the protein MFLAKVYITLKPTVNDPQGLTIRGALHELGFRNVTTVRAGKYMEIRMDEEDKARAEKQLQEMCRKLLANPVIENFRFELEKTSL
- a CDS encoding AbrB/MazE/SpoVT family DNA-binding domain-containing protein; this translates as MGTLTKLTSGGQVTLPKEIRIKTNMQPGDFVEVKLDEEGRIVLTPKKLVDASQAYFWTEEWQKGERKADEDIKAGRVKRFKSAADAVKYLEDKT
- a CDS encoding N-acetyltransferase, coding for MKVEKAIVSDAPQIHKLVNDFADKGQMLPRALSEVYENIRDFFVVRDEGQVIACASLHIYWSDLAEIRGVAVNESWQGQQIGRRLVQACLREAKRLEITQVFCLTYRPAFFEKLAFRRVDTMELPRKVWAECYRCPKFPNCDEVALIHRS
- a CDS encoding NAD(+)/NADH kinase, whose protein sequence is MISSKKGNSDSPMRRVGVIYHPKIDAARTMARRLSEFLASVNIATWTCSAWDEEGMKAQCPDADLVLSVGGDGTILRVARVTSAVGIPILGVNLGHLGFMTELSADKIMEILPSVLDGNGWLDQRTMLQVEMSFKDKGAPRGRPTGPLHALNEALLGRGAVSRVIYVRASVDGEVLTTYKTDGVIVATATGSTGYSLAAGGPILHPQSEEILLKPVSAHLTMAYALVLPPTAIVELEVHTDHQAMLSIDGQVEFALQDGDRITARRSSRVARFLRIYPPTSFYSALEQRLKVRNWGTK